One genomic segment of Natrialbaceae archaeon AArc-T1-2 includes these proteins:
- a CDS encoding SDR family oxidoreductase — MDRPDLSGQTVLVTGSASGVGRELVLGTADCGAKTAVHYNTSADAADDVAELAAERGGEDVTAVQGDVTDPDAVDELFEAVETDLGSVDVLVNNVGDFAPVHWEDLEFETWNRVLETNLTGTFLCSKRALPAMRESGYGRIVNVGYASSEKGLVNPVNFPYFVAKAGVVMFTRMLAADTSEDGITVNAVSPYVVENSDEFPDELPRDRPAAFEDLVRALWFFLEPTNDYVSGQNLEVDGGWLPETV; from the coding sequence ATGGACAGGCCGGACCTATCGGGGCAGACGGTACTCGTTACGGGAAGCGCCAGCGGCGTCGGTCGCGAACTCGTACTCGGGACGGCCGACTGCGGCGCGAAGACGGCGGTCCACTACAATACGAGCGCGGACGCGGCCGACGACGTCGCCGAACTGGCCGCCGAGCGCGGTGGCGAGGACGTCACCGCAGTTCAGGGCGACGTCACCGATCCCGACGCCGTCGACGAGCTCTTCGAGGCGGTCGAGACGGACCTCGGCAGCGTCGACGTCCTCGTCAACAACGTCGGCGACTTCGCGCCCGTCCACTGGGAGGACCTCGAGTTCGAGACCTGGAACCGCGTCCTCGAGACGAACCTCACCGGTACCTTTCTCTGTTCGAAACGCGCCCTGCCCGCCATGCGCGAGTCGGGGTACGGCCGGATCGTCAACGTCGGCTACGCTTCGTCCGAGAAGGGGCTCGTGAATCCGGTGAACTTCCCGTACTTCGTCGCCAAGGCGGGCGTCGTCATGTTCACTCGCATGCTCGCCGCCGACACGAGCGAGGACGGGATCACGGTCAACGCCGTCTCGCCGTACGTCGTCGAGAACTCCGATGAGTTCCCCGACGAACTACCCCGGGACCGACCCGCCGCCTTCGAGGACCTCGTCCGGGCGCTGTGGTTCTTTCTCGAGCCCACAAACGACTACGTCAGCGGTCAGAACCTCGAGGTCGACGGCGGCTGGCTCCCCGAGACGGTGTAG
- a CDS encoding zinc-dependent alcohol dehydrogenase, translated as MTTRTLYFTGPGTVTVSRSPIPDPDPGTVRVRTAVSAISAGTERLLYRDEAPPGLTADETIDALEGDLSYPISYGYAATGHVTAVGEGVDDEWLGRRVFAYNPHESHFLAEPTDVLPIPEDVSVREAALFANAETAVTFVLDGNPTLGERVALFGQGVVGLLTTALLAANPLETLVTFDRYERRRDAARTLGADRSLDPDDGPVDDAFERVAGSRADLSYEVSGNPDALDDAIATTGYDGRVIVGSWYGTRESTLALGGRFHRDRIAVRSSQVSTIEPTHRGRWDRSRRHDVAWEWLRRLDVESLLTHEFPLEDAADAYRLLEQRPGETLQVLLTYD; from the coding sequence GTGACCACCCGAACGCTGTATTTCACCGGCCCCGGAACAGTAACCGTCAGCCGGTCCCCGATACCCGATCCCGATCCGGGAACGGTCCGCGTCCGAACGGCAGTGTCGGCGATCAGTGCCGGAACCGAGCGGCTGCTCTACCGGGACGAGGCCCCTCCCGGACTGACGGCCGACGAGACGATCGACGCCCTCGAGGGTGATCTCTCCTACCCCATCTCGTATGGCTACGCGGCGACCGGACACGTCACGGCCGTCGGCGAGGGCGTCGACGACGAGTGGCTCGGCCGGCGCGTCTTCGCGTACAATCCGCACGAGAGTCACTTCCTCGCGGAGCCGACCGACGTGCTTCCGATCCCCGAGGACGTCTCGGTGCGCGAGGCGGCACTGTTCGCGAACGCCGAGACCGCCGTCACGTTCGTCCTCGACGGCAACCCGACCCTCGGCGAGCGGGTCGCGCTTTTCGGACAGGGCGTCGTTGGCCTCCTGACGACCGCGTTGCTCGCCGCGAATCCGCTCGAGACGCTCGTCACGTTCGACAGGTACGAGCGTCGACGCGACGCCGCCCGGACGCTCGGAGCGGATCGCTCCCTCGATCCGGACGACGGTCCCGTCGACGACGCGTTCGAACGCGTCGCCGGCTCACGGGCGGATCTCAGTTACGAGGTCTCGGGGAATCCGGACGCGCTCGACGACGCCATCGCGACGACCGGCTACGACGGCCGGGTGATCGTCGGCTCCTGGTACGGCACCAGGGAGTCGACGCTCGCACTCGGCGGGCGCTTTCACCGCGACCGGATCGCCGTCCGGAGCAGTCAGGTCAGCACCATCGAGCCCACCCACCGGGGCCGCTGGGATCGGAGCCGTCGCCACGACGTCGCCTGGGAGTGGCTTCGTCGACTCGACGTCGAGTCGCTTCTCACCCACGAGTTTCCCCTCGAGGACGCCGCCGACGCCTACCGCCTGCTCGAGCAGCGGCCGGGGGAGACGCTTCAGGTGCTTTTGACCTACGACTGA
- a CDS encoding metal ABC transporter ATP-binding protein has product MNPAVTVEDVTFAYGEKVAVEDVSLSIEQGDFLGLIGPNGSGKTTLLHLMLGLRRPDSGSVELFGEPAKQFEDGQRIGYVAQRSTDRGGTMPITVREAVTMGRFAHVGHSRLSEADQRIVEEALETVEVADLADRRINQLSGGQRQRAFIARALASEADLLALDEPTVGVDAESREQFYGLLDDLNRQGITIILIEHDIDVLTKHVDKIACINTKLYHHGDTASFLESDALAEAYGAAHGIVEHDHP; this is encoded by the coding sequence GTGAATCCGGCCGTCACCGTCGAGGATGTCACGTTCGCCTACGGCGAGAAAGTCGCCGTCGAAGACGTCTCGCTGTCGATCGAGCAGGGCGATTTCCTCGGGCTGATCGGGCCGAACGGCTCGGGCAAGACGACGCTGTTACACCTCATGCTCGGCCTGCGACGGCCTGACAGCGGCTCCGTCGAGCTGTTCGGCGAACCGGCCAAGCAGTTCGAGGACGGACAGCGCATCGGCTACGTCGCCCAGCGATCGACCGACAGAGGCGGAACGATGCCGATCACCGTCCGCGAGGCGGTGACGATGGGCCGGTTCGCACACGTCGGTCACTCGCGACTAAGCGAGGCGGACCAGCGGATCGTCGAGGAGGCACTCGAGACCGTCGAGGTCGCGGATCTGGCCGATCGCCGGATCAACCAGCTCTCGGGCGGCCAGCGCCAGCGTGCCTTCATCGCCCGGGCGCTTGCCTCCGAGGCCGATCTGCTGGCGCTCGACGAGCCCACCGTCGGCGTCGACGCCGAGTCCCGCGAGCAGTTCTACGGCCTGCTCGACGACCTCAACCGACAGGGAATCACGATCATCCTCATCGAACACGACATCGACGTCCTGACAAAACACGTAGACAAGATCGCCTGTATCAACACGAAACTGTACCACCACGGGGACACCGCCTCGTTCCTCGAGAGCGATGCGTTGGCGGAGGCCTACGGCGCAGCCCACGGCATCGTCGAACACGATCATCCATGA
- a CDS encoding phosphotransacetylase family protein — MNILISSLEESTGKTAVTLALAELARDGGDSVGYMKPKGTRLESNVGKTLDEDPLFARELLGLEADVSDLEPIVYSPTFVQDAIRGREAPDELRKRVRDAFETLAVDHDRMLIEGGGHLELGGIVELTDPDIADLLDARVLVIAPYDHPGDVDDVLAATRRFGDRLDGVLFNNVADAAFDDLETDVVPFLESKGVPVHGVLPREQFLAGVTVDELATELGATVLAEEGVETYVERFIVGAMGADSALRHFRRTKDAAVITGGDRAEIHTAALEAPGVRCLILTGGHRPSGAILGQAAEKGTPILSVRTDTLTTVERAEDVVRSGRTRDERTVAEMESMLADHADVDAIYRD; from the coding sequence ATGAACATACTCATCAGCTCACTCGAAGAAAGCACCGGCAAGACGGCGGTGACGCTCGCGCTCGCGGAACTGGCCCGCGACGGCGGCGACAGCGTCGGCTACATGAAACCCAAGGGAACGCGACTCGAGAGCAACGTCGGGAAGACCCTAGACGAGGACCCGCTGTTTGCCCGTGAGTTGCTCGGACTCGAGGCCGACGTGAGCGACCTCGAGCCGATCGTCTACTCCCCGACGTTCGTCCAGGACGCGATCCGCGGTCGCGAAGCCCCCGACGAGCTCCGCAAACGCGTCCGGGACGCATTCGAGACGCTCGCTGTGGACCACGATCGAATGCTGATCGAGGGCGGGGGCCACCTCGAGCTCGGCGGCATCGTCGAACTCACCGACCCCGACATCGCCGACCTGCTCGACGCGCGGGTGCTGGTGATCGCCCCGTACGACCACCCCGGCGACGTCGACGACGTCCTCGCCGCGACGCGTCGGTTCGGCGACCGCCTCGACGGCGTACTCTTCAACAACGTCGCCGACGCCGCATTCGACGACCTCGAGACCGACGTCGTTCCCTTCCTCGAGAGCAAGGGGGTCCCGGTCCACGGCGTACTCCCGCGCGAGCAGTTTCTCGCCGGCGTCACCGTCGACGAGCTCGCGACGGAACTCGGTGCGACCGTCCTCGCCGAGGAGGGAGTCGAGACCTACGTCGAGCGGTTCATCGTCGGCGCGATGGGCGCAGACAGCGCTCTGCGACACTTCCGACGAACGAAAGACGCGGCGGTCATCACTGGCGGCGATCGTGCGGAGATCCATACGGCCGCACTCGAGGCACCCGGCGTCCGGTGTCTTATCCTCACCGGCGGTCACCGCCCGTCGGGAGCCATCCTCGGCCAGGCCGCCGAGAAGGGAACGCCGATCCTCTCGGTCCGGACGGACACGCTCACGACGGTCGAGCGTGCCGAAGACGTCGTCCGAAGTGGCCGAACGAGAGACGAACGAACCGTCGCGGAGATGGAGTCGATGCTCGCCGATCACGCCGACGTCGACGCGATCTATCGGGACTGA
- a CDS encoding metal ABC transporter permease, with the protein MSLDTRSEEGVDRTAGRLEWFLGDSTRERLEFGGIVLTGVLATLMIGFIVLDWLRFAPEWAVVGPYAALAFEQFRIVGAYMDVYLGTNVFRHPFMWRAIATGVLIGIVAPLVGTYLVHRQMALIGETLAHTAFAGVAVGLLFIALTGWTGSLLFVALVVSALGAIGLQKLTERTNTYGDVPIAIVLSGSFAVGTLLISWGRDFAAMAIDIEDFLFGSLAIVTVEGARMVAVLSVAVVAVVAVTYKQLLFITFDEQAARVARLNVDRYNTLLIVMTAVVVVGAMQILGVILVAAMLVIPVATASQLARSFRETLYLSILFGQVAILGGLAFSIGAGLPPGGSIVVVAIAFYLLAIALSDRSGASISMH; encoded by the coding sequence ATGAGCCTGGATACGCGATCCGAGGAGGGGGTCGACCGCACCGCCGGCCGCCTCGAGTGGTTCCTCGGCGACTCGACACGGGAACGACTCGAGTTCGGCGGCATCGTCCTGACGGGCGTGCTCGCGACCCTGATGATCGGCTTTATCGTCCTCGACTGGCTCCGGTTTGCGCCCGAGTGGGCCGTCGTCGGCCCCTACGCGGCGCTTGCATTCGAGCAGTTCCGGATCGTGGGTGCCTACATGGACGTCTACCTCGGGACGAACGTCTTTCGGCATCCGTTCATGTGGCGGGCGATCGCGACGGGCGTGCTCATCGGGATCGTCGCGCCGCTGGTCGGTACCTACCTCGTGCACCGTCAGATGGCGCTCATCGGCGAGACGCTCGCTCACACGGCGTTTGCTGGCGTCGCCGTTGGCCTCCTGTTCATCGCGCTCACCGGCTGGACCGGCTCGCTGCTTTTCGTCGCGCTCGTCGTGAGCGCACTCGGTGCGATCGGGCTCCAGAAACTGACCGAACGGACCAACACCTACGGCGACGTGCCAATCGCGATCGTCTTGAGCGGGAGTTTCGCGGTCGGAACCCTCCTCATCAGCTGGGGACGGGACTTCGCCGCGATGGCGATCGACATCGAAGACTTCCTGTTTGGCAGCCTCGCGATCGTCACCGTCGAGGGGGCACGGATGGTGGCCGTCCTTAGCGTCGCCGTCGTCGCCGTCGTCGCCGTCACCTACAAACAGCTGCTCTTTATCACGTTCGACGAACAGGCCGCCCGCGTCGCACGGCTGAACGTCGATCGGTACAACACCTTGTTGATCGTCATGACCGCGGTGGTCGTCGTCGGCGCGATGCAGATCCTGGGCGTGATCCTCGTCGCCGCGATGCTCGTGATCCCGGTCGCGACCGCCTCCCAGCTCGCCCGGAGCTTCCGTGAGACGCTGTATCTCTCGATCCTGTTCGGGCAGGTCGCGATTCTCGGCGGACTCGCCTTCTCGATCGGCGCTGGCCTCCCCCCCGGTGGCTCGATCGTCGTCGTCGCGATCGCCTTTTACCTGCTCGCGATCGCACTCTCGGATCGGTCCGGGGCGTCGATCTCGATGCACTGA
- a CDS encoding glycosyltransferase family 4 protein, with product MHVGLVVYDGLEGASGGFRYDRRLHSHLHANGETVEVIELPWHDYLRALVDGLSPRVRTHLDRNVDVLLVDGLCHPSLWRHLDRLEGPDAVVALVHHLRGDDPTTRHRVVARAFERRYLESADAIVCTSAFTRDRARALAPGVGATRTLVAPPAGRAEGAAVSPDRVDERADEGPLRIVFVGSLIPRKDPKTVLSACARLEGVDWELTVVGSHAADPAYAADVLACAADLGIDDRLTVTGTVSDPALAAVLERSHVCCVPSRYEAFGMAYLEAMEYGVVPIASAVGGAGEFVTDRRDGFLLEPGDDRRIAAILTRLAADRDRLASLGRTALETARAHPTWDETLGDVRSFLRAVGGCDADPSAGRSSVAAGSGLRGGGETR from the coding sequence ATGCACGTCGGACTCGTCGTCTACGACGGTCTCGAGGGTGCCTCGGGCGGCTTTCGGTACGACAGACGCCTCCACTCACACCTGCACGCAAACGGCGAGACGGTCGAGGTGATCGAACTGCCCTGGCACGACTATCTCCGCGCGCTCGTCGACGGTCTCTCGCCGCGGGTTCGGACACACCTCGATCGGAACGTCGACGTCTTACTCGTCGACGGGCTCTGTCACCCGTCGCTGTGGCGACACCTCGATCGCCTCGAGGGTCCCGACGCCGTCGTCGCGCTCGTCCATCACCTCCGTGGCGACGACCCGACGACCCGACACCGTGTCGTCGCTCGAGCGTTCGAACGGCGATACCTCGAGTCGGCCGACGCGATCGTCTGTACGAGCGCGTTCACTCGCGACCGAGCCAGGGCCCTGGCTCCCGGCGTCGGCGCGACTCGGACGCTGGTCGCACCGCCCGCCGGGCGCGCCGAGGGGGCCGCGGTGTCGCCCGACCGGGTCGACGAGCGGGCCGACGAGGGACCGCTCCGGATCGTCTTCGTCGGCTCGCTGATCCCGCGCAAGGACCCGAAGACGGTGCTGTCGGCGTGTGCCCGTCTCGAGGGAGTCGACTGGGAACTGACAGTCGTCGGGAGCCACGCCGCCGACCCGGCATACGCCGCCGACGTCCTCGCCTGCGCCGCCGACCTCGGGATCGACGACCGGCTCACGGTCACCGGCACGGTTTCCGATCCGGCGCTCGCGGCCGTCCTCGAGCGAAGCCACGTCTGCTGTGTCCCCTCGCGCTACGAGGCCTTCGGGATGGCGTACCTCGAGGCGATGGAGTACGGCGTCGTCCCGATCGCGAGTGCCGTCGGCGGCGCAGGCGAGTTCGTCACGGACCGCCGGGACGGCTTCCTCCTCGAGCCCGGCGACGACCGCCGAATCGCGGCGATTCTCACTCGGCTCGCCGCCGACCGGGATCGACTCGCGTCTCTCGGACGCACAGCCCTCGAGACCGCACGGGCCCATCCGACGTGGGACGAGACGCTCGGTGACGTCCGATCGTTCCTTCGGGCGGTCGGCGGCTGCGACGCCGACCCATCAGCGGGTCGCTCGAGCGTCGCTGCCGGCTCCGGTCTACGGGGAGGAGGTGAAACGCGGTGA
- a CDS encoding 6-pyruvoyl trahydropterin synthase family protein — protein MYAVSVSRSFVAQHYLTVPDPGPEGSLHSHRFTAEATFRGPELDEYGYLVDIDAVVDALEAVVDSLRDRTLNDLAAFEGLNPSAEHLARLVGDRLLERLEPETATTLEIEIREDDVARVTHERAL, from the coding sequence ATGTACGCCGTCTCCGTCTCCCGATCGTTCGTTGCCCAGCACTACCTGACGGTGCCGGATCCCGGACCGGAAGGATCGCTGCACTCTCACCGGTTCACGGCCGAGGCGACGTTCCGTGGCCCCGAACTCGACGAGTACGGTTACCTCGTCGACATCGACGCGGTGGTCGACGCACTCGAGGCGGTCGTCGACTCCCTCCGGGATCGGACGCTCAACGACCTGGCGGCTTTCGAGGGACTGAATCCGAGCGCCGAACACCTCGCACGGCTCGTCGGCGACCGGCTGCTCGAGCGCCTCGAGCCCGAGACGGCGACGACTCTCGAGATCGAGATTCGGGAAGACGACGTCGCTCGCGTGACCCACGAGCGCGCCCTTTGA
- a CDS encoding aldehyde dehydrogenase family protein: MSITTNDRYQLHIGGKSVSASSGERFTTSDPATEDPIARIAAASADDVDRAVAAAREAFPAWRSKTPAERGRTLQRVVTTLRENVEDLAVIESRDQGKPLSQARSDVEKAARYFEYYAGAADKLEGNSIPLDREKFDFTVREPYGVSGQIIPWNFPLNLTARGVAPALAAGNTVVIKPAPTTSLSALHFADLCQDAGVPDGVVNVVTGATEPGAALTSHEDVDQLTFTGSVPTGQAVMESAAETITPVTLELGGKNPAVVMADADVDEAVEWVARGIFSNAGQICSAADRALVHESVYDEFLEGIVDRAESYTLGPGTEDPDMGPLNHAEHFETVRTYLDVGLEEGATLETGGEPLDRDGYFIPPTVFADVESGMRIAQEEIFGPVLAVIPFSDRDEAIEIANDVEFGLTGGVFSRDVKRALGVARDIDAGSVYVNEWFGGSVETPFGGTKRSGIGREKGLEALESYLQTKNISVNLDDGDR; the protein is encoded by the coding sequence ATGTCGATCACAACGAACGACCGCTACCAGTTACACATCGGTGGCAAGAGCGTGTCAGCATCGAGCGGTGAACGGTTCACGACGAGCGATCCTGCGACCGAAGACCCGATCGCCCGGATCGCCGCCGCAAGCGCCGACGACGTCGACAGAGCGGTTGCGGCGGCTCGCGAAGCGTTTCCGGCGTGGCGATCGAAGACGCCCGCCGAACGCGGCCGCACGCTCCAGCGAGTCGTGACGACGCTCCGAGAGAACGTCGAGGATCTCGCAGTGATCGAGAGTCGCGACCAGGGAAAGCCCCTGTCACAGGCCCGAAGCGACGTCGAGAAAGCGGCGCGGTACTTCGAATACTACGCCGGTGCCGCAGACAAGCTCGAAGGAAACAGCATCCCACTGGATCGCGAGAAGTTCGACTTTACGGTCCGTGAACCGTACGGCGTGAGCGGCCAGATTATTCCCTGGAACTTTCCGCTCAACCTCACCGCTCGAGGCGTCGCGCCGGCGTTGGCGGCCGGGAACACGGTCGTCATAAAACCCGCACCCACGACGTCACTTTCTGCGTTGCACTTCGCCGACCTGTGCCAGGACGCGGGCGTCCCCGACGGCGTCGTAAACGTCGTCACGGGGGCGACAGAGCCCGGCGCGGCGCTTACCTCACACGAGGACGTCGACCAGCTCACGTTCACCGGCAGCGTCCCCACTGGACAGGCGGTGATGGAGTCCGCAGCGGAGACGATCACCCCCGTCACGCTCGAACTCGGCGGCAAGAACCCGGCCGTCGTGATGGCCGACGCCGACGTCGACGAGGCGGTCGAGTGGGTCGCTCGCGGGATCTTCTCGAACGCCGGACAGATCTGCTCCGCAGCCGACCGCGCGCTCGTACACGAGTCGGTCTACGACGAGTTCCTCGAGGGAATCGTCGACCGAGCGGAGTCGTACACGCTCGGTCCGGGGACGGAGGATCCGGACATGGGTCCGCTCAACCACGCCGAACACTTCGAGACGGTCAGAACCTACCTCGACGTCGGCCTCGAGGAGGGAGCGACGCTCGAGACCGGCGGCGAACCCCTCGACCGGGACGGCTACTTCATCCCGCCGACGGTCTTTGCCGACGTCGAAAGCGGGATGCGAATCGCCCAGGAAGAGATCTTCGGTCCGGTACTCGCCGTGATCCCGTTCTCCGACCGTGACGAAGCGATCGAGATCGCAAACGACGTCGAGTTCGGTCTCACGGGCGGAGTCTTCTCTCGAGACGTCAAACGGGCACTCGGCGTGGCCCGCGACATCGACGCCGGAAGCGTCTACGTCAACGAGTGGTTCGGTGGCTCCGTCGAGACGCCGTTCGGCGGAACGAAACGAAGCGGAATCGGCCGCGAGAAAGGACTCGAGGCGCTCGAATCGTACCTCCAGACGAAGAACATCTCCGTGAACCTCGACGACGGGGATCGCTGA
- a CDS encoding acetate--CoA ligase family protein has protein sequence MGRLSELFAPETVAVVGATDREGSVGRAILENLLTEFDGEVVPVNPDRDELLGTTCYPDVSSAPPVDLAVVVVPPPVVVDVLEEIGETDTDHVVVITAGFSETGDEGARRERKLREVAAEYDLDVVGPNCLGVMSTPVGMNASFGPEDPLEGSVSFMSQSGAFVTAVLDWANEQEVGFRHVVSLGNKAVLDETDFVREWGADPDTEVVIGYLEGIDDGEAFIDVTREVADETPVVIVKSGRTDAGAQAASSHTGAIAGSEQAYEAGLEQAGVLRARSVEELFDWARALSGLTIPEGNGVAVVTNAGGPGVLTTDAVGDTGLEMADFEDATVDRLAEAMPAEANVYNPVDVIGDADTGRFERALEIVLEDDNVDAAVVVSSPTAVLEYDELAAMVVEHTDERDQPIVPCLMGGERTTEPETVLREAGIPNYFDPARAVSGLDALATFREVSRREIDEPETFDVDRERARSILERVHDREGNQLGVEAMELLEAYGIPIPDGEVVDDPDDAVAVAESLPGEVVMKIVSPDIAHKTDIGGVKIGVSDEEVRNAYEDLVSRARAYQPDAQLLGVQVQEQVDLEAATETLLGVNRDPQFGPLLVFGLGGVFVEILEDTSVRVAPIGETEAREMVGEIQAAPLLRGARGREPADIDAVVESLQRLSQLVTDFPAIVELDVNPLAAGPDGVQALDLVVTLDTETL, from the coding sequence ATGGGAAGGCTATCGGAGCTATTCGCACCCGAGACAGTCGCCGTCGTCGGTGCGACAGACCGCGAGGGATCGGTCGGCCGGGCGATCCTCGAGAACCTCCTCACCGAGTTCGACGGCGAGGTCGTCCCCGTCAACCCCGATCGCGACGAACTGCTCGGGACGACGTGTTATCCCGACGTGTCGAGTGCCCCTCCCGTCGACCTGGCGGTAGTCGTCGTCCCGCCCCCCGTCGTCGTCGACGTCCTCGAAGAGATCGGCGAGACCGACACCGACCACGTCGTCGTCATCACCGCCGGCTTCAGTGAGACCGGCGACGAGGGCGCACGGCGCGAACGGAAGTTGCGCGAGGTCGCCGCCGAGTACGACCTCGACGTCGTCGGCCCGAACTGCCTGGGGGTCATGAGCACCCCGGTCGGCATGAACGCCTCCTTCGGCCCGGAGGATCCACTCGAGGGCTCGGTCTCCTTTATGAGTCAGTCGGGCGCGTTCGTCACCGCGGTGCTGGACTGGGCGAACGAGCAGGAGGTCGGCTTCCGACACGTCGTCTCGCTCGGCAACAAGGCCGTCCTCGACGAGACGGACTTCGTCCGCGAGTGGGGCGCAGATCCCGACACCGAGGTCGTCATCGGCTACCTCGAGGGGATCGACGACGGTGAGGCGTTCATCGACGTCACCCGCGAGGTAGCCGACGAGACGCCGGTCGTGATCGTCAAGTCCGGCCGCACCGACGCCGGGGCGCAGGCGGCCTCCTCGCATACGGGCGCGATCGCCGGCAGCGAGCAGGCCTACGAGGCTGGACTCGAGCAAGCCGGCGTCTTGCGGGCCCGCTCGGTCGAGGAACTGTTCGACTGGGCGCGGGCGCTGTCTGGGCTGACGATACCCGAAGGCAACGGCGTCGCCGTCGTCACCAACGCGGGCGGCCCCGGCGTGCTCACAACCGACGCCGTTGGCGACACAGGACTTGAGATGGCCGACTTCGAGGACGCGACGGTCGATCGACTCGCCGAGGCGATGCCCGCAGAGGCGAACGTCTACAACCCCGTCGACGTCATCGGTGACGCCGACACCGGCCGCTTCGAGCGCGCCCTCGAGATCGTCCTCGAGGACGACAACGTCGACGCCGCCGTGGTCGTCAGTTCGCCGACGGCCGTCCTCGAGTACGACGAGCTCGCGGCGATGGTCGTCGAACACACCGACGAACGCGACCAGCCGATCGTTCCCTGTCTGATGGGCGGCGAGCGAACGACCGAGCCGGAGACCGTCCTGCGCGAGGCGGGCATCCCGAACTACTTCGATCCCGCACGGGCCGTCTCGGGGCTGGACGCGCTCGCGACCTTCCGCGAGGTGAGCCGCCGCGAGATCGACGAGCCGGAGACGTTCGACGTCGATCGCGAGCGCGCCCGGTCGATCTTAGAGCGAGTCCACGACCGCGAGGGCAACCAACTCGGCGTCGAGGCGATGGAACTGCTCGAGGCCTACGGCATCCCGATCCCGGACGGGGAGGTCGTCGACGACCCCGACGACGCAGTCGCGGTCGCCGAGTCACTTCCGGGCGAGGTCGTCATGAAGATTGTCAGCCCGGACATCGCCCACAAGACCGACATCGGCGGCGTCAAGATCGGCGTCTCCGACGAAGAGGTCAGAAACGCTTACGAGGACCTCGTCTCACGGGCACGAGCGTATCAGCCCGACGCACAGTTGCTCGGGGTGCAGGTCCAAGAGCAGGTCGACCTCGAGGCGGCGACCGAGACGCTGCTCGGGGTGAACCGCGATCCCCAGTTCGGTCCCCTGCTGGTGTTCGGGCTCGGTGGCGTCTTCGTCGAGATCCTCGAGGACACCTCGGTACGGGTCGCTCCGATCGGCGAGACGGAAGCCCGGGAGATGGTCGGGGAGATTCAGGCGGCACCGCTGTTGCGGGGTGCACGCGGGCGCGAACCGGCCGACATCGACGCCGTCGTCGAGTCGCTCCAGCGACTCTCACAGCTGGTGACCGACTTTCCGGCGATCGTCGAACTCGACGTCAACCCGCTCGCGGCCGGCCCGGACGGCGTACAGGCACTCGACCTCGTCGTGACACTCGATACGGAGACGCTGTAA
- a CDS encoding class I SAM-dependent methyltransferase has product MTSTVEYLTAKRVVDDRALNRRVWDRFVAELADGVCEADEPIRIVDVGAGVGSMIARLAAWDGLPAHVSYRGVDLDEDAVAAGRDRLPGWLEAAGYDVSGRSDAICARRDAGGRESAEQRLDVTLEVGDAFSITDDADAVIAAAFVDLVALEPALARFRELLCENGILYAPLTFDGATGFAPAHSLDDRIERLYHRHMDEIRDQPGSSRAGRKLLAACPDAGYDVLEVGGSDWLVGAGDAGDRERTVARYLLETIDGALADYPDDVLGPATRARWLETRTEQLENDELVVVAHHLDVLARTR; this is encoded by the coding sequence GTGACGTCGACGGTCGAGTACCTCACTGCGAAGCGAGTCGTCGACGACCGAGCGCTGAACCGTCGCGTCTGGGACCGATTCGTCGCCGAACTCGCCGACGGGGTGTGCGAGGCCGACGAGCCGATCCGTATCGTCGACGTCGGTGCTGGCGTCGGCTCGATGATCGCCCGGCTGGCCGCGTGGGACGGACTGCCCGCGCACGTCTCCTACCGTGGCGTCGACCTCGACGAGGACGCCGTCGCCGCCGGTCGCGACCGGCTTCCCGGCTGGCTCGAGGCCGCAGGCTACGACGTCTCCGGGCGATCAGACGCCATCTGCGCTCGACGGGACGCGGGCGGCCGGGAGTCGGCCGAGCAACGACTCGACGTCACCCTCGAGGTCGGCGACGCCTTCTCGATCACCGACGACGCCGACGCCGTGATCGCAGCTGCGTTCGTCGATCTGGTCGCTCTCGAGCCCGCACTGGCGCGGTTCCGGGAGCTGCTCTGTGAGAATGGCATCCTCTATGCGCCACTGACGTTCGACGGTGCGACCGGCTTCGCTCCCGCTCATTCGCTCGACGACCGGATCGAGCGCCTCTACCACCGCCACATGGACGAGATCCGCGACCAGCCGGGGAGCAGTCGAGCCGGCCGAAAGCTGCTCGCGGCGTGTCCCGACGCCGGCTACGACGTCCTCGAGGTGGGCGGCTCGGACTGGCTCGTAGGAGCCGGCGACGCCGGGGACAGAGAGCGAACGGTCGCGAGATACCTGCTCGAGACGATCGACGGTGCACTCGCTGACTACCCCGACGACGTTCTCGGGCCGGCGACGAGAGCGCGCTGGCTCGAGACGCGAACGGAACAGCTCGAAAACGACGAGCTCGTCGTCGTCGCCCACCACCTCGACGTGCTCGCTCGTACGAGATGA